DNA from Kitasatospora acidiphila:
ACGTCCACCCCACCCAGCGGAGCTACGCATGAACCTCACCCTGCGGATCTGGCGGCAGTCCGGACCGGACGCGCCAGGCGAGATGACGGTCTATCAGATCAGCGGCATCACCGAGGACATGTCGTTCCTGGAGATGCTGGACATCCTCAACGAGGAGCTGATCCTGCGCAGTGAGCAGCCGGTCGCGTTCGACCACGACTGCCGCGAGGGCATCTGCGGCGCCTGCAGCATGGTGATCAACGGGCAGCCGCACGGCCCGGAACGCACCACCACCTGCCAGTTGCACATGCGCCACTTCAAGGACGGCGACACCATCGACGTCGAGCCCTGGCGGTCCGCGGCCTTCCCGGTGATCAAGGACCTGGTGGTGGACCGCTCCGCCTTCGACCGGATCATCGGCGCGGGCGGCTACATCACCGCCCCCACCGGCAGCGCCCCGGACGCGCATGCCACGCCGGTTCCCAAGGAGGCCGCCGACCGGGCCTTCGAGCACGCCGAGTGCATCGGCTGCGGCGCCTGCGTGGCGGCCTGCCCGAACGGCTCGGCCATGCTGTTCACCGCGGCCAAGGTGGTGCACCTCAACCTGCTGCCGCAGGGCGCGCCGGAGCGGCGCTCCCGGGTGCGGTCGATGGTGAGCGCGATGGACAGCGAGGGCTTCGGCGGCTGCACCAACACCGGCGAGTGCGCCACGGCGTGCCCGAAGGGGATCGGGCTGGACGCGA
Protein-coding regions in this window:
- a CDS encoding succinate dehydrogenase/fumarate reductase iron-sulfur subunit — encoded protein: MNLTLRIWRQSGPDAPGEMTVYQISGITEDMSFLEMLDILNEELILRSEQPVAFDHDCREGICGACSMVINGQPHGPERTTTCQLHMRHFKDGDTIDVEPWRSAAFPVIKDLVVDRSAFDRIIGAGGYITAPTGSAPDAHATPVPKEAADRAFEHAECIGCGACVAACPNGSAMLFTAAKVVHLNLLPQGAPERRSRVRSMVSAMDSEGFGGCTNTGECATACPKGIGLDAIGALNREFLRAR